The following is a genomic window from Theobroma cacao cultivar B97-61/B2 chromosome 10, Criollo_cocoa_genome_V2, whole genome shotgun sequence.
ttgtagaaGTGGTATTTACTAAAGATCCAAGTGATGTACTGCTGGAATCCAAATCGCTTGCCCCCGTTTCAAACTGTGATGTACTACTGTTACTCTCCACATGTAAATTAGGACCAGGAACAGGGATGTACATATGATATTTCTCCATACATACAATCACCATGAGGATCAAGATTTTTCATTTCGGAATCCGCATTTTCCTGCATCTCCAATGCAAGCTTTAGCATCAGCACCACTTCATCCATCTCAGGCCATGTATTTCCCTCCAAACAGGTACAATAATAAGCAAGATCCATGAATCTCCGAAAACACCCTGGAGCTATCTTCCCCTTCAGATATGGATCAATGATATTATAAATGGTTCCTCTACCTATGCACCGACGGACCCAATCAACTAGATGTCGTTCATCCTCGTCCAATGTTGGATCAAATACCTTTCTAGCACACAACACTTCAAATAAAACAACCCCAAACGAGTACACATCACTTTCTTTTGAAAGTCCACCATCTTTAAGATGCTCTGGATCCAAACAACCGTTACTGCCCTTCACTACTGAGTCTACTTTTTCCAAAGCTTTTGACGTGCTAAAGCATGAAAGTTGTAAACACATCTTGGACAACCCAAAATCAGACAGCTTACCAACCAAATTGTAGTCCAATAGAATATTGCTGCTCTTAACATCACTGTGAATTATTGCTGGCTTTACTCTAGTATGAAGGTAATGTAATCCACGAGCTGCATCAATACATATCTTTAGCCTCTGCTTCCATGGGAGTGGATCATACTCAGAACCATAAAGATGATCACTGAGTGTCCCGTTTTTCATGTACAAACGCAGAGCTTATACTGATTATACTGATTACATTTAACCACACGTGGAAAAGTGATGTAACTGGATCAAATGATCACATTACATCattacattacaaaaatttgatCACATTACATTTATCAAGCCTGATCATCTCATCTTTATCACTGCAAATCCCAAAAAGAGACACGAGAT
Proteins encoded in this region:
- the LOC108663826 gene encoding receptor-like protein kinase FERONIA, which gives rise to MKNGTLSDHLYGSEYDPLPWKQRLKICIDAARGLHYLHTRVKPAIIHSDVKSSNILLDYNLVGKLSDFGLSKMCLQLSCFSTSKALEKVDSVVKGSNGCLDPEHLKDGGLSKESDVYSFGVVLFEVLCARKVFDPTLDEDERHLVDWVRRCIGRGTIYNIIDPYLKGKIAPGCFRRFMDLAYYCTCLEGNTWPEMDEVVLMLKLALEMQENADSEMKNLDPHGDCMYGEISYVHPCSWS